The following proteins come from a genomic window of Vicinamibacterales bacterium:
- a CDS encoding class I SAM-dependent methyltransferase — MKTLVALAVLAAAGARTIGWDDLPPAVQSRLRNSGQTASTFGGYVSSLARTAETRVREGDFDHLVFYVLQSTHFTTLPPIEPALSAKAFAAGGRVPAAASARMAAFLRTIASSDADPRVSYFRAMLRRVPPAERRPLLEREYARGMKFLYEKEFLDPSKGPQLYQTRGLSTDTAVEAGYAVHAGLGVLKGLEPSRRIRRVLIVGPGIDLAPRTGMLEAGPPESYQPWASIDALVSLGLSQLAELQVVAGDINPRVVEHLRSSARRAPVLRLVSGIGESDTVAFVPGYREYFTTLGRTVGAPGAAPRAPSGHLSKAIAVSAAAAATIHAEPLDIVTQRLTGDAFDLVIATNVLPYFGGAELALALSNIAAMLTPGGVFLHNDPRPEVQEDAALAGLAPEQLRQVLIATVKGAPPLADTIVLHKRK; from the coding sequence GTGAAAACCCTCGTGGCGCTGGCGGTCCTTGCGGCCGCCGGCGCCAGAACGATCGGCTGGGACGATCTCCCGCCGGCCGTCCAGTCCCGCCTCCGGAACTCCGGCCAGACAGCGTCGACGTTTGGCGGCTATGTGTCCTCGCTTGCGCGCACCGCGGAAACACGCGTCCGCGAAGGGGACTTCGACCATCTCGTCTTCTACGTGCTTCAGTCGACGCACTTCACAACGCTCCCGCCGATCGAGCCGGCACTGAGCGCGAAAGCGTTCGCGGCGGGCGGCCGCGTTCCGGCGGCCGCGTCCGCGCGAATGGCGGCGTTCCTGCGCACCATCGCCTCGAGCGACGCGGATCCGCGTGTCTCCTACTTCCGCGCCATGCTCCGGCGCGTCCCGCCGGCGGAACGGCGTCCGCTGCTCGAGCGGGAGTACGCGAGAGGAATGAAGTTCCTGTACGAGAAGGAGTTCCTCGATCCGTCAAAGGGGCCGCAGCTGTATCAGACGCGCGGCCTGAGCACGGACACAGCGGTGGAAGCGGGATACGCCGTCCATGCCGGCCTCGGCGTGTTGAAAGGACTCGAGCCGTCGCGGCGGATTCGGCGCGTGCTGATCGTCGGTCCGGGCATCGATCTGGCGCCGCGCACCGGCATGCTGGAGGCGGGGCCGCCGGAGAGCTACCAGCCGTGGGCGTCGATCGATGCGCTCGTCAGCCTCGGGCTGTCACAGCTCGCGGAGCTGCAGGTCGTGGCCGGCGACATCAATCCGCGGGTCGTCGAACACCTGCGATCGTCGGCCCGGCGCGCGCCGGTGCTGCGCCTGGTGAGCGGCATCGGCGAGTCCGATACCGTCGCGTTCGTGCCCGGCTACCGCGAATACTTCACGACGCTGGGGCGGACGGTCGGTGCCCCTGGCGCGGCCCCTCGAGCGCCGTCCGGCCACCTGTCCAAAGCGATCGCCGTCAGCGCGGCCGCCGCCGCGACGATCCACGCCGAACCCCTGGACATCGTCACCCAGCGGCTCACCGGCGATGCGTTCGATCTGGTGATTGCCACCAACGTGCTGCCGTACTTCGGCGGCGCCGAGCTCGCGCTGGCGCTGTCGAACATCGCCGCGATGCTGACGCCCGGGGGCGTGTTCCTGCACAACGACCCGCGCCCGGAAGTGCAGGAAGACGCGGCGCTCGCCGGGCTCGCGCCGGAGCAGCTGCGCCAGGTCCTGATCGCGACCGTCAAGGGGGCGCCGCCGCTGGCGGACACGATCGTTCTCCACAAACGCAAATAA
- the cysQ gene encoding 3'(2'),5'-bisphosphate nucleotidase CysQ — protein sequence MTFGDRDVALLSEIAREAGRAILALYGTDCFSAAKADASPLTRADTDADAIICERLAAAFPGVPIVSEESAPAADGGAGVFFLVDPLDGTREFLNRTDEFTVNIALVHHGRPAAGVVFAPALDELFAASSTGAARRYANGAACELAIAAFDRTRPLRVIGSRSHAGAAMQEWLGTLDVPYTFVAAGSSLKFCRIAEGRADIYPRFGHTSQWDTAAAQAVLERAGGTVTDLSGAPLRYGCDKPMLNPFFTAIGDPAVAALIGK from the coding sequence ATGACGTTCGGCGATCGCGACGTCGCGCTGCTGTCCGAGATCGCGCGCGAAGCCGGCCGGGCGATTCTCGCGCTGTATGGCACCGACTGTTTCTCGGCGGCGAAGGCTGACGCGTCGCCGCTGACCCGGGCCGACACCGATGCCGATGCGATCATCTGCGAGCGCCTGGCCGCCGCGTTCCCCGGCGTCCCCATCGTCTCGGAAGAGTCCGCGCCCGCCGCCGATGGCGGGGCCGGCGTGTTCTTCCTGGTCGACCCGCTCGACGGCACCAGGGAGTTCCTGAACCGCACCGACGAGTTCACCGTCAACATCGCGCTCGTTCATCACGGCCGGCCGGCGGCCGGCGTCGTGTTCGCTCCCGCGCTCGACGAGCTGTTTGCCGCGTCATCGACCGGCGCCGCGCGGCGCTACGCGAACGGCGCGGCGTGCGAGCTGGCCATCGCGGCATTCGACCGGACGCGTCCGCTGCGCGTCATCGGCAGCCGCTCCCACGCCGGCGCCGCCATGCAGGAGTGGCTGGGGACGCTGGACGTCCCCTACACCTTCGTCGCGGCCGGCAGTTCGCTGAAGTTCTGCCGCATCGCCGAGGGACGCGCCGACATCTACCCGCGGTTCGGCCACACCAGCCAATGGGACACCGCGGCCGCGCAGGCGGTTCTCGAGCGCGCCGGCGGAACGGTGACCGACCTGTCGGGCGCGCCGCTCCGCTACGGCTGCGACAAGCCGATGCTGAACCCGTTCTTCACGGCCATCGGCGATCCGGCGGTCGCTGCCTTGATCGGGAAGTAG
- a CDS encoding TonB-dependent receptor, producing the protein MRVHTYRCVLLAVLAFGWAADTSAQEFRATVKGQVVDGSKGAVPGATVNIRNTDTNEVASAVTNAEGNYTVPFLRPGPYSMTVELAGFQKFTRTDLRLQVGETATINVQLAVGQLTESVTVSAESPVLITSNANRGTVIDQQSIAEIPLQSRSPMALVPLVAGVNYNAQAIYLRPFDNGALAAWSMNGGASSNNEFLLDGAPNNANQGGNNIAYVPPAAAVQEMKISTNSYDAQYGRTAGGVVNVSLKSGTNTFHGEVYDYMRRKALAANSFILNSQNRPKTDQYIDQYGFSVDGPIIKNKTFFLFTGEKYREGTPAPLVSTVPTAAMKQGDFSGLVDASGRLITIYDPATGRDVNGVWTRDPFPGNIIPANRINPTAQAIMKYYPEPNGTTAGVAPWQQNLQWPEHFNRDIFWNWVGKADHNFSPNDRAFFRWAENKRNEIGNRGNAIRSGPGQAGQLPLWRANRALVGDWVHIFGPGTVFNLRSSYTYFLEWSYSTFAQGFDAKEFWPASLVDQLPSKAIGGLFPVIQIDQFATLSRGSSPNRNRNYSLQPNVSLTRGKHNIRSGLDLRWTNVFNENYNNSGGNIQFNRNFTRSTLNSTSATEGNAFASFLLGAPSGGNVDVNPKPHYKWFFAAPWIQDDWRVNNKLTLNLGFRWDVNGSVKEENNMLNYAFDPTIVNPVSGRVGQQVMGGIRFAGVDGAPDRPWKLDKNNWQARVGVAYSLNDKTVLRAGYGKYFLNPTSQGNNAGFSRSTNLISSTDGGRTPTYALSNPFPTGIQEPTGSSLGPMTFLGQGLSFSNPDFVVPNVHQFSAGVQRELPWRMSLEATYAGSRSYDLEAGFSAVNEPSAAFQAQCDVTQGGSRTLCDQLLPNPFQGVAGFEGTTRFTNATLSRFELNRPFPAFTGITRNQNNIGKLIYDSAQFVANKRFTKGVTINASYTWVPRWTEIGGYVDAVSGLLNEGPYFSQRKHRVTASGVWELPWFRGQRSLMGYLVGGWSIAPAMVYQSGQPWDIPATGTGSNFDIAPGVDLKQVALDGKKDGQFIYGVKPCIGQRNATTGNYDLLSVSTAYGCTEPYFLIREAFQRRTAMFRYDEFRRPGMFMLDVNFAKTASITSRVRVQVRLEAFNLLNSPQYDERQYNQDTSSADFGRINRNSTGQSGFQRFVQMGFRLIF; encoded by the coding sequence ATGAGGGTCCACACGTACCGCTGCGTACTGCTGGCGGTTTTGGCGTTCGGCTGGGCCGCCGATACGAGCGCTCAGGAGTTCCGCGCCACGGTCAAGGGACAGGTTGTCGACGGCAGTAAGGGGGCCGTGCCTGGCGCCACGGTCAACATTCGGAATACGGATACCAACGAAGTCGCCTCTGCCGTTACTAACGCGGAGGGGAACTACACGGTGCCGTTCCTGCGTCCGGGACCTTATTCCATGACGGTGGAACTGGCCGGGTTCCAGAAATTCACCCGTACTGACTTGCGCCTGCAAGTAGGCGAGACCGCGACCATCAACGTGCAACTGGCGGTCGGCCAGCTCACCGAATCCGTCACGGTCTCGGCCGAATCGCCGGTCCTTATCACCAGCAATGCCAACCGCGGCACGGTCATCGACCAGCAAAGCATCGCCGAGATCCCGCTGCAGTCACGCAGCCCGATGGCGCTCGTGCCGCTGGTCGCCGGCGTCAACTACAACGCCCAGGCGATCTACCTCCGTCCGTTCGACAACGGCGCGCTCGCCGCCTGGTCGATGAACGGCGGCGCCAGCAGCAACAACGAGTTCCTGCTCGACGGCGCGCCCAACAACGCCAACCAGGGGGGCAACAACATCGCCTACGTGCCGCCGGCGGCGGCCGTCCAGGAAATGAAGATCTCCACGAACTCGTACGACGCCCAGTACGGCCGCACGGCCGGCGGCGTCGTCAACGTGTCGCTGAAGTCGGGCACCAACACCTTCCACGGCGAGGTCTACGACTACATGCGGCGCAAGGCGCTCGCGGCCAACTCGTTCATCCTCAACTCGCAGAACCGTCCGAAGACCGATCAGTACATCGATCAGTACGGGTTCAGCGTCGACGGCCCCATCATCAAGAACAAGACGTTCTTCCTGTTTACCGGCGAGAAGTACCGGGAAGGCACCCCCGCTCCCCTGGTCAGCACGGTGCCGACGGCGGCGATGAAGCAGGGGGACTTCAGCGGTCTCGTGGACGCGTCAGGCCGCCTGATCACCATCTACGATCCGGCCACCGGCCGCGACGTCAACGGCGTCTGGACGCGCGATCCGTTCCCGGGCAACATCATCCCGGCGAACCGGATCAACCCGACCGCCCAGGCGATCATGAAGTACTACCCGGAGCCGAACGGTACGACGGCCGGCGTGGCGCCGTGGCAGCAGAACCTGCAGTGGCCCGAGCACTTCAACCGGGACATCTTCTGGAACTGGGTCGGGAAGGCGGACCACAACTTCAGCCCGAACGATCGGGCCTTCTTCCGCTGGGCCGAGAACAAACGGAACGAGATCGGGAACCGCGGAAACGCCATCAGGAGCGGTCCCGGCCAGGCCGGTCAGCTTCCGCTCTGGCGCGCGAATCGCGCGCTCGTCGGCGACTGGGTCCACATTTTCGGACCGGGCACGGTCTTCAATCTGCGCAGCAGCTACACCTATTTCCTGGAGTGGAGCTATTCCACCTTCGCGCAGGGTTTCGATGCGAAGGAGTTCTGGCCCGCCAGCCTGGTCGACCAGCTGCCGAGCAAGGCAATTGGCGGCCTGTTCCCGGTGATTCAAATCGATCAGTTCGCGACGCTGTCGCGCGGGTCGTCCCCGAACCGGAACCGCAACTACTCTCTGCAGCCCAACGTGTCGCTGACCCGCGGCAAGCACAACATCCGCAGCGGTCTCGACCTGCGGTGGACCAACGTCTTCAACGAGAACTACAACAACTCCGGGGGCAACATCCAGTTCAACCGCAACTTCACCCGGAGCACGCTGAACAGCACCAGCGCGACCGAGGGGAACGCCTTCGCTTCCTTCCTGCTCGGTGCCCCGAGCGGCGGGAACGTCGACGTCAACCCCAAGCCGCACTACAAATGGTTCTTCGCCGCTCCCTGGATCCAGGACGACTGGCGCGTGAACAACAAGTTGACGCTGAACCTCGGCTTCCGGTGGGACGTCAACGGGTCGGTCAAGGAAGAAAACAACATGCTGAACTACGCGTTTGACCCGACAATCGTCAATCCGGTGTCGGGGCGCGTCGGCCAGCAGGTCATGGGAGGCATCAGGTTCGCCGGTGTGGACGGCGCCCCGGACCGGCCGTGGAAGCTCGACAAGAACAACTGGCAGGCCCGCGTCGGCGTCGCCTACTCGCTCAACGACAAGACGGTCTTGCGCGCGGGTTATGGCAAGTACTTCCTCAACCCGACGAGTCAGGGGAACAACGCCGGATTCAGCCGGTCGACGAACCTGATTTCCTCGACGGACGGCGGCCGTACGCCGACGTATGCCCTGTCGAACCCGTTCCCCACCGGGATCCAGGAGCCGACCGGAAGCTCGCTGGGGCCGATGACCTTCCTTGGTCAGGGCCTGAGCTTCTCGAACCCCGACTTCGTCGTGCCGAACGTCCACCAGTTCTCCGCTGGCGTCCAGCGCGAGTTGCCGTGGCGCATGTCCCTCGAGGCCACCTACGCGGGAAGCCGGAGCTATGACCTGGAAGCCGGGTTCAGTGCCGTCAACGAACCTTCGGCGGCGTTCCAGGCGCAGTGCGACGTCACCCAGGGCGGCAGCCGGACGTTGTGCGATCAGCTGCTCCCGAATCCGTTCCAGGGCGTGGCCGGCTTCGAGGGCACGACGCGGTTCACGAACGCGACGCTCTCGCGGTTCGAGCTGAATCGCCCGTTCCCCGCCTTCACCGGCATCACCAGGAACCAGAACAACATCGGGAAGCTGATTTACGACTCGGCGCAGTTCGTGGCCAACAAGCGGTTCACGAAGGGCGTCACCATCAACGCCAGCTACACGTGGGTGCCTCGCTGGACCGAGATCGGCGGCTACGTGGACGCCGTGTCGGGGCTCCTGAACGAGGGCCCGTACTTCTCGCAGCGCAAGCATCGCGTGACCGCCTCGGGCGTGTGGGAACTGCCCTGGTTCCGCGGTCAGCGGAGCCTCATGGGGTATCTCGTCGGCGGCTGGTCGATAGCACCGGCGATGGTCTACCAGAGCGGTCAGCCGTGGGATATCCCGGCGACGGGCACCGGCAGCAATTTTGACATCGCGCCCGGCGTCGACCTGAAGCAGGTCGCCTTGGACGGCAAGAAGGACGGGCAGTTCATCTACGGCGTCAAGCCGTGCATCGGCCAGCGCAATGCGACGACGGGCAATTATGACCTGCTGTCCGTCTCGACCGCCTACGGCTGCACCGAGCCCTACTTCCTCATTCGCGAGGCTTTCCAGCGCCGCACCGCGATGTTTCGCTACGACGAGTTCCGCCGGCCGGGGATGTTCATGCTCGACGTGAACTTCGCGAAGACGGCGTCGATCACCAGCCGCGTCAGGGTCCAGGTCCGTCTCGAGGCGTTCAATCTCCTCAACAGCCCGCAGTACGACGAGCGTCAGTACAACCAGGACACGTCGTCCGCGGACTTCGGACGCATCAACCGGAATTCCACCGGCCAGTCTGGCTTCCAGCGGTTTGTCCAGATGGGCTTCCGATTGATCTTCTAG
- a CDS encoding tetratricopeptide repeat protein produces the protein MSRRTRIAVLAAVLAAAAHGLLAAQAVPRARQLYDRARELDRGGDAAAALSLLWEAAGLAPADGEIQHALGSALERIGALDAAIDAFRAAARAPRSPRGASNSLVLALVKGGRSEEAIAYGRELTASAPADADRWFTLGLAQAEVDVDGAIESFRRALTLDDRHALARYNLGLVFFRTDRFQMAIDELTRALAIQPRPEIYYSLGTIYRHLGDLDRAAQALADAVAANGDYADAHLALGTVYKAKGDLKRAASSLRRAAALRPDLAAPHIVLAQTLALARDEEGARRASAEADRLRALSQRSQEAAALTAAGAQKLDAGDAAGAADIFRRATQAFDAFAPAHYQLGRALQHLGQHDAAKAAFARAQQLNPALVPPR, from the coding sequence ATGTCTCGTCGCACCCGGATTGCCGTGCTCGCCGCCGTCCTCGCCGCCGCAGCCCACGGGCTGCTCGCGGCGCAGGCGGTCCCGCGCGCGCGCCAGCTCTACGATCGGGCGCGCGAGCTGGACCGGGGAGGCGACGCCGCCGCGGCGCTCTCGCTGCTGTGGGAAGCGGCGGGGCTCGCCCCCGCCGACGGCGAGATTCAGCATGCACTGGGCAGTGCGCTCGAGCGGATCGGCGCGCTCGACGCCGCGATCGACGCGTTCCGCGCCGCGGCGCGCGCCCCGCGTTCGCCGCGCGGCGCCTCCAACAGCCTCGTCCTCGCCCTGGTGAAAGGGGGACGCTCCGAAGAAGCGATCGCATACGGCCGCGAACTGACGGCCTCGGCGCCGGCCGACGCCGACCGCTGGTTCACGCTCGGCCTCGCGCAGGCGGAGGTGGACGTCGACGGCGCGATCGAGAGCTTCCGCCGCGCATTGACGCTCGACGACCGCCACGCGCTCGCCCGCTACAATCTCGGCCTCGTGTTCTTCCGGACCGATCGCTTCCAGATGGCGATCGACGAACTGACCCGCGCGCTGGCGATCCAGCCGCGGCCGGAGATCTACTACAGCCTCGGCACGATCTACCGGCACCTCGGCGATCTCGATCGCGCCGCGCAGGCGCTGGCCGACGCCGTCGCGGCGAACGGTGATTACGCCGACGCGCACCTCGCGCTGGGGACGGTCTACAAGGCCAAGGGGGACCTGAAGCGCGCGGCGTCCTCACTCAGACGCGCCGCCGCGCTGCGCCCCGATCTCGCCGCACCGCACATCGTCCTCGCGCAGACACTGGCCCTGGCGCGCGATGAAGAGGGGGCCCGCCGCGCGTCCGCGGAAGCGGATCGCCTGCGCGCGCTCTCCCAGCGGTCCCAGGAGGCGGCGGCGCTGACGGCGGCGGGCGCGCAGAAGCTCGACGCCGGCGACGCCGCCGGCGCGGCGGACATCTTCCGGCGTGCGACCCAGGCGTTCGACGCGTTCGCGCCCGCGCACTACCAGCTCGGACGCGCGCTTCAGCACCTCGGCCAGCACGACGCGGCCAAGGCGGCCTTCGCCCGCGCTCAGCAGCTCAATCCCGCTCTGGTGCCGCCCAGGTGA
- a CDS encoding VCBS repeat-containing protein, with protein MPRWSLLLATWVGLTLSLAPPQGGRAAWVTFTAAGREAGLNATIVFGKRETNTYLIETTGTGVAMLDYDADGWIDLFFVNGSTLEGFKAGEEPTNRLYRNRRNGTFEDVTAGTGLAASGWGQGTCAGDYDNDGFTDLAVTYWGQNRLYHNDGRGRFEDVTQKAGLRAARRRWGTGCAFVDYDRDGRLDLFTAHYVDFDPASTPRPDAGLCRYRGLPVACGPSGLPPARNALYRNRGDGTFADVSERAGITRTSGIYALGVSTMDFDNDGWTDLYVAGDSSASVLYRNNRDGTFTDVAAVAGCAFSGDGRAQAGMGVAVGDYDRNGSMDVFKTNFAGDTSTLYANSGQGVCEDRTFAAGLGVNTRWLGWGAAFADFDNDGWLDLLSVNGHVYPEVRQLRSEAGYEQPKVLYRNLRNGRFQDVTAQVGGPLTIPKAARGAAFGDVDNDGWIDVAIANVNDRPDLYRAAGPSSNRWIAFKLVG; from the coding sequence GTGCCGCGCTGGAGTCTGCTGCTCGCGACGTGGGTGGGCCTGACGCTGTCGCTCGCCCCCCCGCAGGGTGGGCGTGCCGCCTGGGTCACCTTCACCGCGGCCGGTCGCGAAGCCGGACTGAACGCGACGATCGTGTTCGGCAAGCGCGAGACGAACACCTACCTGATCGAGACCACGGGGACGGGCGTCGCGATGCTCGATTACGACGCCGACGGCTGGATCGATCTCTTCTTCGTCAACGGATCCACCCTGGAGGGGTTCAAGGCCGGCGAGGAGCCGACCAATCGTCTCTATCGCAACCGGCGGAACGGCACGTTCGAGGACGTGACGGCCGGCACCGGCCTCGCGGCGAGCGGCTGGGGGCAGGGGACGTGCGCCGGCGACTACGACAACGACGGATTCACCGATCTCGCGGTCACGTACTGGGGCCAGAACCGGCTGTACCACAACGACGGCCGCGGCCGGTTCGAGGACGTCACCCAGAAGGCAGGGCTGCGCGCGGCGCGCCGCCGCTGGGGCACCGGCTGCGCCTTCGTCGACTACGACCGCGACGGCCGGCTGGATCTGTTCACCGCGCACTACGTCGATTTCGATCCCGCGTCGACGCCGCGGCCCGACGCCGGCCTGTGCCGCTATCGCGGCCTGCCGGTCGCGTGCGGCCCGTCGGGTCTGCCGCCGGCGCGCAACGCGCTCTACCGCAATCGCGGCGACGGGACATTCGCCGACGTCTCCGAGCGCGCGGGGATCACGCGCACGTCTGGCATCTACGCGCTTGGCGTCAGCACCATGGATTTCGACAACGACGGCTGGACGGATCTGTATGTCGCGGGGGACTCCAGCGCCAGCGTCCTCTATCGCAACAACCGCGACGGCACGTTCACCGACGTCGCCGCCGTTGCGGGGTGCGCCTTCAGCGGCGACGGCCGCGCGCAGGCGGGGATGGGCGTCGCGGTCGGCGACTACGACCGCAACGGGTCGATGGACGTGTTCAAGACCAACTTCGCCGGGGACACGTCGACGTTGTACGCCAATAGCGGGCAAGGCGTCTGCGAGGATCGGACCTTTGCGGCCGGGCTCGGCGTCAACACGCGGTGGCTCGGGTGGGGCGCCGCCTTTGCCGATTTCGACAACGACGGCTGGCTCGACCTGCTCTCGGTGAATGGCCACGTCTACCCGGAAGTGCGGCAGTTGAGATCCGAGGCCGGGTACGAGCAGCCCAAGGTCCTGTATCGCAACCTCCGCAACGGACGGTTCCAGGATGTGACCGCGCAGGTTGGCGGGCCGCTGACGATCCCGAAGGCGGCGCGCGGCGCCGCGTTCGGCGACGTCGACAACGACGGGTGGATCGACGTCGCGATCGCGAACGTCAACGATCGGCCGGATCTCTATCGCGCCGCCGGCCCTTCCTCGAACCGCTGGATCGCATTCAAGCTGGTCGG